A window from Dehalobacter sp. DCA encodes these proteins:
- a CDS encoding 3'-5' exoribonuclease YhaM family protein, producing MVAFFLIRRVETKTTAGGNRYLDIVLGDAGGEITARMWDCKQEDEALYQSNMLVKIKGSMAEWQGKKQVKIDKIRAVVEDDQVDIQAFIPVAPYSPEAMYAELLQYLAGMENVKLRETVQLLLTEAGEKLLIHPAAVQNHHALRSGLLYHTLTMLKAGEKLADVYTFLDKDLLYAGIMLHDVAKLDEIDANALGIATEYTVEGQLLGHIVQGIKKIEKAAGKAGLDEETSLLLQHMLLSHHYEPEYGSPKRPMFPEAEILHYLDIIDARMFDMQKALNETEPGNFSDKLWTLNNRRLYKR from the coding sequence TTGGTCGCATTTTTCCTGATTCGCAGGGTTGAAACGAAGACTACGGCTGGCGGAAACCGGTATCTTGATATCGTCTTAGGTGACGCCGGCGGGGAAATAACCGCAAGGATGTGGGACTGCAAGCAGGAAGATGAAGCACTGTATCAAAGCAATATGCTTGTAAAGATCAAAGGCAGTATGGCGGAATGGCAAGGCAAGAAACAAGTTAAGATCGATAAAATCCGTGCAGTTGTTGAGGACGATCAAGTTGACATTCAAGCGTTTATACCTGTCGCACCGTATAGTCCAGAAGCAATGTACGCTGAGCTTCTGCAATACCTCGCCGGGATGGAGAATGTCAAACTAAGAGAAACAGTCCAGCTTCTCCTGACAGAAGCCGGAGAGAAACTGCTTATTCATCCGGCTGCTGTGCAGAATCATCATGCCTTAAGGTCGGGACTGCTGTATCATACGCTGACGATGCTTAAAGCTGGAGAAAAACTAGCGGATGTCTATACTTTCCTGGATAAAGATCTTCTTTATGCCGGGATCATGCTGCACGATGTTGCCAAGCTTGATGAAATTGATGCCAATGCCCTGGGGATCGCTACGGAATATACAGTTGAGGGGCAGCTGCTAGGCCATATTGTTCAAGGAATCAAGAAAATTGAAAAGGCTGCAGGCAAGGCGGGTCTCGATGAGGAGACCAGTCTCCTTCTTCAGCATATGCTGCTTTCGCACCATTATGAGCCGGAATATGGCAGTCCCAAGAGACCGATGTTTCCAGAGGCAGAAATCCTTCATTATCTGGATATCATTGACGCCAGGATGTTTGATATGCAAAAAGCCCTGAATGAAACCGAGCCTGGGAATTTTTCCGATAAACTTTGGACACTGAATAACAGAAGGCTATACAAGAGGTGA
- the speE gene encoding polyamine aminopropyltransferase has translation MELWYTEQHTQNVRFTIKVDEQLYNGQSEYQRIDVFKSKEFGTFLTLDGLMMVTEKDEFIYHDMIVHVPMATNPGIKNVMVIGAGDGGTVRELTRYNGIENIDMVEIDKMVVDVCREYLPQTASKLDDPRVHLYFEDGLRFVRSKENTYDLVIVDSTDPFGPGEGLFTREFYGNCFKALKEDGILVNQHESPYYDAYAQAMQRAHKRIQEYFPICKVYQAHIPTYPSGHWLFGFASKKYDPVMDVKEETWNQLGIKTRYYNTDIHKGSFALPTYVKDLLTDTAE, from the coding sequence ATGGAATTATGGTATACGGAACAGCATACCCAAAACGTCCGTTTTACCATCAAAGTCGATGAACAGCTCTATAACGGACAGAGTGAATACCAACGAATTGACGTCTTTAAGTCCAAGGAGTTCGGCACGTTCTTAACGCTGGATGGGCTGATGATGGTTACAGAAAAAGACGAATTTATTTATCATGATATGATTGTGCATGTCCCTATGGCAACGAATCCAGGGATTAAGAACGTCATGGTTATTGGTGCCGGAGATGGCGGCACTGTCAGAGAGCTTACCCGTTATAACGGGATTGAAAACATCGATATGGTGGAAATTGACAAGATGGTGGTCGACGTGTGCCGGGAATATCTGCCTCAGACAGCCAGCAAGCTAGATGACCCCAGGGTGCATCTTTATTTTGAGGACGGACTGAGATTTGTCCGTTCCAAGGAGAACACCTATGACCTTGTGATTGTTGATTCTACCGATCCATTCGGGCCGGGGGAAGGACTCTTTACCAGAGAGTTTTATGGCAACTGCTTTAAAGCCTTAAAAGAAGACGGCATTCTGGTCAATCAGCATGAAAGCCCTTACTATGATGCGTATGCGCAGGCCATGCAAAGGGCCCATAAACGCATTCAGGAATATTTCCCGATTTGTAAGGTATATCAGGCCCATATTCCAACCTATCCTTCGGGCCACTGGTTATTTGGTTTTGCTTCTAAAAAATATGACCCAGTAATGGATGTCAAAGAAGAAACCTGGAATCAACTCGGGATCAAAACAAGGTATTATAATACGGATATCCACAAAGGAAGCTTTGCGCTTCCGACTTATGTGAAGGACCTCTTGACAGATACCGCGGAGTAA
- the thrS gene encoding threonine--tRNA ligase — protein sequence MLNVTLKDGSVRQVEQGSTVLELAASISQGLARVAVAGKVDGEVKDLSFPIEDHANVEILTLDNEEGLEVMRHSASHLLAQAVKNLFPGTILGIGPAIANGFYYDFDSEYTFTPEDLGKIEEEMRKLAKNDYKFERREVAREEAIDYFQNKGEKYKVELINDLPEDVGISMYTQGDFTDLCAGPHVPGTKVLKAFKLQSLAGAYWRGSEKNKMLQRIYGLAFAKTSDLDDYLFKLEEAKRRDHRKLGMELDLFSLHDEGPGFPFFHPKGMVLRNTLEDFWRREHQKRGYVEIRTPIILNTALWQQSGHWDHYKENMYFTKIDNEDYAVKPMNCPGGMIMYKTKLRSYRDLPIRCGELGLVHRHELSGALHGLLRVRNFTQDDAHIFMLPSQIKDEIIGVINLVDYFYKIFGFAYHVELSTRPEDSMGSDQDWEMATNALKEALEAKGMDYKINPGDGAFYGPKIDFHLKDCLDRTWQCGTIQLDFQMPERFDLTYIGEDGDKHRPVMIHRVVYGSIERFIALLTEQYAGAFPVWLSPEQVRILPISDKHSAYAEKVKGLLMDRDIRAALDERREKINYKIREVQTDKIPFALVVGDKEAEEGTVSVRRYGEQKTNVMELEDFISLILDEINTKKIPAGNQA from the coding sequence ATGTTAAATGTAACCTTAAAGGATGGTTCGGTTCGTCAAGTGGAACAGGGTTCAACTGTTCTGGAATTGGCTGCTTCTATTTCTCAGGGTCTGGCCAGGGTCGCGGTTGCAGGCAAGGTGGACGGGGAGGTCAAAGACCTCTCGTTTCCGATAGAAGATCACGCTAACGTAGAAATACTTACGCTTGATAATGAAGAGGGACTGGAAGTAATGCGCCATTCTGCTTCTCACCTTTTGGCTCAGGCTGTGAAGAATCTTTTCCCGGGAACCATTCTGGGTATCGGTCCCGCGATTGCGAATGGTTTTTACTATGACTTTGACTCTGAATACACGTTCACCCCCGAGGATTTAGGCAAGATTGAAGAGGAGATGCGCAAACTGGCGAAGAATGATTATAAGTTTGAACGCCGTGAGGTTGCGCGCGAAGAAGCGATTGACTATTTCCAAAATAAAGGGGAAAAATATAAAGTAGAACTCATCAACGACCTTCCTGAAGACGTCGGAATATCGATGTACACGCAGGGGGATTTTACAGACCTCTGTGCCGGACCGCATGTTCCCGGAACAAAGGTATTGAAGGCCTTCAAATTGCAGAGCCTGGCTGGTGCATACTGGCGCGGCAGTGAGAAAAACAAAATGCTTCAGAGAATCTACGGTTTAGCTTTTGCCAAGACCTCTGATCTTGATGATTATTTATTTAAGCTTGAAGAAGCCAAAAGGCGTGACCACCGGAAGCTTGGGATGGAGCTTGACCTTTTCAGTCTGCACGATGAAGGTCCCGGCTTCCCGTTCTTTCATCCGAAGGGTATGGTCTTAAGGAATACGCTGGAAGATTTCTGGCGCAGAGAGCACCAGAAGAGAGGCTATGTCGAGATCAGAACGCCTATCATCTTGAATACAGCTCTCTGGCAGCAGTCCGGGCACTGGGATCATTATAAGGAAAACATGTATTTTACGAAAATAGACAATGAGGACTATGCCGTTAAACCGATGAACTGTCCGGGTGGCATGATTATGTACAAAACTAAACTGCGCAGCTACCGGGACTTGCCGATCCGCTGCGGAGAACTAGGTCTTGTGCACAGGCATGAACTATCGGGTGCTCTTCATGGTTTGTTGAGAGTAAGAAACTTTACGCAGGATGATGCCCATATTTTTATGCTGCCGTCCCAGATCAAAGATGAGATCATTGGTGTCATTAATTTAGTTGATTATTTTTATAAGATATTTGGTTTTGCGTACCATGTTGAGCTTTCCACCCGGCCGGAGGATTCCATGGGTTCAGATCAGGATTGGGAAATGGCGACAAATGCGCTGAAGGAAGCGTTGGAAGCCAAAGGGATGGATTACAAAATTAATCCTGGTGATGGAGCCTTCTACGGACCGAAAATTGATTTTCACCTGAAGGATTGTCTCGACAGAACTTGGCAGTGCGGAACCATCCAGTTGGATTTCCAGATGCCGGAACGGTTCGACCTAACCTACATTGGGGAAGACGGGGATAAACACCGTCCTGTCATGATTCACAGGGTCGTTTACGGCAGCATTGAGCGTTTTATTGCACTTCTGACCGAGCAGTACGCCGGTGCTTTCCCTGTTTGGCTTTCGCCTGAGCAGGTGCGCATTCTGCCGATCAGTGACAAGCACAGCGCCTATGCTGAAAAAGTTAAGGGACTGCTTATGGACCGGGATATCCGCGCCGCGCTTGATGAACGCCGGGAGAAAATCAACTATAAGATCAGGGAAGTACAGACCGATAAAATACCTTTTGCTTTGGTCGTCGGCGATAAAGAAGCCGAAGAGGGTACGGTATCCGTCCGCCGTTATGGAGAACAGAAGACCAACGTCATGGAATTGGAAGATTTTATTTCCTTGATTCTGGACGAAATAAACACCAAAAAAATTCCTGCAGGCAATCAGGCTTGA
- a CDS encoding GGDEF domain-containing protein: MDEINRYKDNWRRKLFLYNACIIGAFVIVYLFIGDNDKLFFWLPIIIILFIFSFTLNVGMHKEIHKKRMIENALKQSEALYRGVINNAAAGIALLNQDGHYHYVNATLCRMTGFSQEELIRLTFFDSIVPEDRQESIIHCREVWEGKDAWKKCEKQFRCKDGQSLWAEINLSTVRDSEDNVIHLIMIVLDITVRKKLEKELLHQATTDFLTGIDNRLAFMQKAQEEFSRSERYKRNFTMLLIDIDKFKSVNDQYGHLVGDRVLKEVVKAFKLVLRDMDILARIGGEEFAVIPVESDLIMAQAVAERIQQKVLDVVIEMENTEKIQVSVSIGIAEKKELDLGVDNIFKRADDALYEAKNTGRNRIVVGNELVEDMGVCYGDP, from the coding sequence ATGGACGAGATCAATCGGTATAAGGATAATTGGAGACGAAAACTTTTTTTGTATAATGCCTGTATAATCGGAGCTTTTGTTATTGTCTATTTGTTTATTGGGGATAATGATAAGCTGTTTTTTTGGCTGCCAATCATTATTATTTTGTTTATATTCTCCTTTACTTTAAATGTGGGGATGCATAAGGAGATTCATAAAAAACGAATGATAGAAAATGCCTTGAAGCAAAGTGAAGCGTTGTACCGTGGGGTAATAAATAATGCAGCCGCAGGAATTGCCTTGCTGAACCAGGATGGGCATTATCATTACGTAAATGCGACCCTGTGCCGGATGACTGGTTTCTCACAGGAAGAGTTAATAAGGTTAACCTTTTTTGATTCGATTGTGCCTGAGGACCGGCAGGAGAGCATCATACATTGCAGGGAAGTATGGGAAGGCAAAGACGCGTGGAAGAAATGTGAGAAACAATTCCGATGCAAAGACGGACAGTCTTTATGGGCGGAAATCAATTTATCCACAGTTCGTGACAGCGAAGATAATGTTATTCATCTAATCATGATTGTTCTGGACATTACGGTCAGGAAAAAGTTGGAGAAGGAATTGCTGCACCAGGCAACCACAGACTTCCTGACGGGCATTGACAACAGGCTTGCTTTTATGCAAAAAGCGCAGGAAGAATTTTCGCGCTCGGAGAGATATAAGCGGAATTTTACGATGCTTTTGATTGATATTGATAAATTTAAAAGTGTGAATGATCAGTATGGACATCTGGTCGGTGATCGGGTGCTAAAAGAGGTCGTCAAAGCTTTTAAGCTGGTTTTGCGCGATATGGATATCCTGGCCCGGATCGGGGGAGAGGAATTCGCGGTAATTCCAGTAGAATCCGACCTTATAATGGCCCAAGCTGTAGCCGAGAGAATCCAGCAGAAAGTCCTTGATGTCGTCATAGAAATGGAAAATACAGAAAAGATCCAGGTTTCTGTCAGCATCGGAATTGCTGAAAAGAAAGAACTGGACCTCGGTGTTGATAATATATTCAAAAGAGCGGATGATGCACTTTATGAGGCTAAAAACACAGGCCGGAACAGGATTGTCGTAGGAAACGAATTAGTTGAAGATATGGGAGTTTGTTATGGTGATCCATGA
- a CDS encoding YkvI family membrane protein, protein MKNTKQFSTVSIAAAFIGTIVGAGFATGQEVLQFFTVFGTKGFAGIAVCTVLFCYFGILIMRISREQNADSHLELVRFTFGKPLGILMDWFITLSFLGVLIVMAAGSGAVVEEQLGFSPLLGSITVILLAFLTVISGVRNVIRAIGLVVPFLLLAVFSVAIISIVLDPITPSKIALLGSLESPTATHWSTAAILYVSYNIVLSVAILSPLGVEGRSEKSLVWGGLLGGLGLGAGILAINLAIICGSPEILPFQVPMVFLATRLNPLVGYAYGLILLLEIYTTAVSILYGFTARIAYDNKQRILGATLASIGAIIAAQYGFSAAVSAIYPLIGFAGLIFLGGLLFTQFRDSFNSIFKPGRFK, encoded by the coding sequence ATGAAAAATACAAAACAGTTTTCCACAGTTTCAATTGCAGCCGCCTTCATCGGAACAATTGTCGGAGCAGGGTTTGCGACCGGACAGGAGGTTCTCCAATTCTTTACTGTATTTGGAACAAAAGGTTTTGCCGGTATCGCCGTGTGCACTGTCTTATTTTGTTATTTTGGGATTCTCATCATGCGGATATCCAGAGAACAAAATGCCGATTCGCACCTGGAACTGGTCAGATTCACATTTGGGAAGCCTCTTGGGATTTTAATGGATTGGTTTATTACCTTAAGCTTCTTGGGTGTCCTGATCGTCATGGCTGCGGGATCCGGAGCTGTCGTTGAAGAGCAGCTTGGCTTTTCCCCGCTTCTGGGCAGTATTACCGTTATTCTGCTTGCGTTTCTCACCGTCATTTCCGGGGTCAGAAACGTCATACGCGCCATTGGTTTGGTTGTACCTTTTCTGCTTCTTGCCGTCTTCAGTGTTGCTATAATCTCGATTGTCCTCGATCCAATCACGCCATCCAAAATTGCACTGCTTGGATCGTTAGAATCTCCGACAGCAACCCATTGGTCCACGGCAGCTATACTCTATGTTTCTTATAATATTGTACTTTCTGTAGCTATCCTGTCCCCTTTAGGTGTGGAAGGCCGGAGTGAAAAGAGTCTTGTTTGGGGTGGCCTGCTGGGTGGTCTAGGCCTGGGTGCCGGGATTCTGGCAATTAATCTGGCAATTATCTGCGGGTCTCCGGAAATTCTTCCTTTTCAGGTTCCCATGGTATTTCTCGCTACCAGACTGAATCCACTGGTAGGGTATGCTTACGGGCTAATTTTGCTTCTGGAAATCTATACAACTGCCGTAAGTATTCTCTACGGCTTTACAGCCAGGATTGCTTACGATAACAAGCAAAGGATTCTTGGTGCTACCCTTGCTTCCATCGGTGCAATTATCGCTGCCCAGTACGGTTTTTCCGCGGCAGTCTCTGCCATATATCCTTTGATCGGATTTGCTGGGCTGATCTTCCTCGGAGGGCTGCTGTTTACGCAGTTCAGGGATAGCTTCAACAGTATATTCAAACCTGGAAGATTCAAATGA
- a CDS encoding cyclase family protein, with product MVIHDITIPLFPGMVSYPGDPPFQSEPVYSLDKDGYRLSMLSMGSHCGTHLDAPSHCLTGGGSVDRIPLELLIGAARVIEVAAAGSILPDHLIPKGIREGERILFKTRNSGLLKDNAFQPEYTYLSSEAAEYLAAKKVQLVGIDYLSIDDSTSSAYSSHTILLSGNSAVLEGLDLSEVNEGDYFLVALPLKIRDCDGSPVRAVLIEGMNP from the coding sequence ATGGTGATCCATGATATAACGATCCCGCTTTTTCCGGGAATGGTTTCTTATCCCGGGGATCCGCCGTTTCAATCAGAACCGGTGTATTCCCTAGACAAGGATGGATATCGTCTTTCGATGCTTTCGATGGGCTCCCATTGTGGAACCCATCTTGATGCGCCGTCTCATTGCCTAACAGGAGGAGGATCTGTTGACAGGATTCCTCTGGAGTTGCTTATCGGAGCGGCCAGGGTAATTGAAGTGGCGGCTGCGGGGAGTATCCTGCCTGACCATCTGATCCCCAAAGGAATCCGAGAAGGGGAAAGGATCTTATTCAAAACCCGGAACTCAGGCCTTTTAAAGGACAATGCGTTTCAGCCGGAGTATACATATCTTTCTTCCGAAGCCGCTGAATACCTTGCAGCCAAAAAAGTACAATTGGTTGGGATCGATTACTTGTCCATTGATGATTCTACGAGCAGCGCTTATTCAAGTCATACCATTCTGCTTTCCGGAAACAGTGCAGTATTAGAAGGACTAGACTTATCGGAAGTTAATGAGGGAGATTACTTTCTTGTTGCACTGCCTCTAAAAATAAGAGACTGCGACGGCAGTCCCGTAAGAGCGGTTTTAATTGAAGGAATGAATCCATAA
- a CDS encoding ArsR/SmtB family transcription factor, which translates to MSVFHAPVPEQPQKHIPGIELSMELADFYKVFADFSRIRILFALLDHELYVNELAEILGMSQSAVSHQLRILRQYKLVKVRRAGKTSIYSLSDDHVYRILTQGLEHLSP; encoded by the coding sequence ATGTCGGTATTTCACGCCCCTGTCCCGGAACAGCCCCAGAAACACATTCCAGGTATAGAATTATCGATGGAACTGGCAGACTTCTATAAGGTATTTGCGGATTTCTCCAGAATACGTATCCTTTTTGCATTATTGGATCATGAGCTCTATGTAAATGAACTGGCAGAAATTTTAGGTATGAGCCAGTCGGCCGTCTCCCACCAATTGAGGATTCTCCGGCAATACAAATTGGTCAAGGTACGCCGGGCCGGTAAGACAAGTATTTATTCTTTGAGTGACGATCATGTTTATCGGATACTGACCCAGGGGCTCGAACATCTTTCTCCCTGA
- a CDS encoding putative sporulation protein YtxC, translating into MNDYYLEVGTSDYKEELSQAVHDLYHKDGLPIEISEVCREPNYLVSFIYANLKGKNVRNELTVKIVQYYIAHALGSVVLQGWEERFIRKKLKNDYNMFGSEMDEAYPKVAGYLNDQAETGFLRLRNRILVKSILEFLNDHQRIDLEGFMNFRSGQYKRELKKQIARAVNVYALQQEHESFVRLLKRFFESQRDNKNTMHMVINHKDEVAFYDDNHSVLINSSAESEDHPISVLLKRSPNRLIVHVAAEKQSGIARIVQEVFGDKMTYCRGCSLCKEN; encoded by the coding sequence TTGAATGATTATTATTTAGAAGTTGGAACTTCTGATTATAAAGAAGAGCTTTCTCAAGCAGTGCACGATTTGTACCATAAAGACGGGCTGCCGATTGAAATATCTGAAGTCTGCCGTGAGCCAAACTATCTGGTCAGCTTCATTTATGCCAATTTGAAGGGGAAAAATGTCCGGAATGAGCTTACCGTCAAAATCGTTCAGTACTATATTGCCCATGCGCTGGGAAGCGTTGTTCTTCAGGGATGGGAAGAACGTTTTATCAGAAAAAAATTAAAAAATGACTACAACATGTTCGGGAGCGAAATGGACGAGGCTTATCCCAAGGTTGCCGGATATCTGAATGACCAGGCAGAGACTGGTTTTCTTCGGCTTAGAAACAGAATCCTGGTAAAGTCCATTCTGGAATTTTTGAATGACCATCAAAGAATTGATCTGGAAGGATTTATGAATTTCAGATCGGGTCAATATAAGAGAGAATTAAAGAAACAGATTGCGCGTGCTGTGAATGTTTATGCCCTCCAGCAGGAGCATGAAAGCTTTGTACGACTCCTGAAAAGATTTTTTGAATCCCAGCGGGATAACAAAAATACGATGCATATGGTCATTAATCACAAAGATGAAGTGGCATTTTACGATGACAACCATTCCGTTCTGATAAATTCCAGTGCTGAAAGCGAAGATCACCCCATCAGTGTTTTGCTGAAACGCTCTCCGAATCGCCTGATTGTTCATGTTGCAGCAGAAAAACAGTCCGGAATCGCCCGGATCGTTCAGGAAGTTTTTGGTGATAAGATGACCTATTGCCGGGGATGCAGCCTGTGTAAAGAGAACTGA
- a CDS encoding BMP family lipoprotein, with the protein MLKRNAVKIWGKMLCLLVIALLLLTGCGILGGGGQDVPSDDSGNYAIKVGLITGQDGIEDIYSEKAWEGLQKAQQELNAGIGYAKVKNDKDYPSGLAELKSQNCQVIFTIGSAAVPAALEAAEKNPKITYVCLDSTIEGTIPDNILAVSYRVEEAAFLAGYLAAKMTETNVVGFISGDNKEAAQPYFYGFKSGVRFVNPNCELLKGNAATFTNKVRVQEMAEAMVNSDADVIFHSAGLAGKAMIEVMQEKGKYAIGADIDQNSLAPKTVLTSVIKENGEVAYSIIKQIEENTLASGKNVSYGLAEGAVGLAETTESMVSEETYTKINEYKQKMIDGKITVPANENETFKITY; encoded by the coding sequence ATGTTAAAAAGGAATGCAGTGAAAATATGGGGAAAAATGCTTTGTTTGCTTGTTATAGCCTTACTGTTGCTGACTGGCTGCGGGATTCTGGGCGGAGGCGGTCAGGACGTACCTTCGGATGACTCGGGAAACTACGCGATCAAGGTCGGACTGATTACCGGCCAGGATGGAATCGAGGATATTTATTCTGAAAAAGCCTGGGAAGGACTGCAAAAGGCACAACAGGAACTAAACGCCGGGATCGGCTATGCTAAGGTCAAAAATGATAAAGACTATCCGTCAGGACTTGCCGAGCTTAAATCCCAGAACTGTCAGGTCATATTTACCATAGGTTCTGCTGCCGTTCCGGCAGCTCTGGAAGCGGCAGAAAAAAACCCTAAAATTACCTATGTCTGTCTGGACAGCACCATCGAGGGAACCATACCTGATAATATTCTGGCCGTGTCTTATAGAGTAGAGGAAGCTGCTTTTCTGGCAGGGTATCTGGCGGCCAAAATGACGGAAACAAATGTCGTTGGTTTTATCTCAGGGGACAATAAAGAAGCAGCACAGCCTTACTTTTATGGTTTCAAGAGCGGAGTACGGTTCGTCAATCCCAACTGTGAGCTTTTGAAAGGAAATGCCGCCACTTTCACCAATAAGGTCAGGGTCCAAGAAATGGCGGAAGCCATGGTCAATTCTGATGCCGATGTTATTTTTCATAGCGCAGGTCTGGCAGGAAAAGCAATGATTGAAGTCATGCAGGAAAAAGGCAAGTATGCCATAGGTGCTGACATCGATCAAAATAGTCTGGCACCTAAGACTGTCCTTACTTCAGTCATCAAAGAAAACGGCGAGGTCGCTTACAGCATCATCAAACAAATTGAAGAAAACACCTTGGCGTCCGGTAAAAATGTATCGTATGGCTTAGCAGAGGGTGCCGTTGGTTTGGCAGAGACAACTGAATCTATGGTTTCGGAAGAAACCTATACCAAAATAAATGAATATAAACAAAAAATGATTGACGGAAAGATCACGGTTCCGGCCAATGAAAATGAAACATTTAAAATCACATATTAG